The segment TCGCCCGTCGCGGTCACCCCCGACGAACTTGGCGACGCCTGGGATGGGGCCAAGGTCAATCTGCCGCTTCGGGTCTGGCTGAACGACACGGTGTTCGGCGCGCCGGAAGCCGGCGAGGACATGACCTTCGATTTCCCGCGCCTGATTGCCCATGCCGCCCGCACCCGGCATCTGGGCGCCGGCACCATCATCGGCTCGGGCACGGTCTCGAATCTCGACCGCAGCCGTGGTTCCTGCTGCATCGCCGAGCGGCGCATGCTCGAGTCCATCGATGCCGGCCGACCCGAAACCCCGTTCATGTCGTTCGGCGACCGGGTGCGCATCGAGATGACCGACCGCGCGGGCCATTCGATCTTCGGCGCGATCGACCAGACGATCGGGAAATGGGGCTGATGCCCCCGGCGGATTGAGCGACCGGCGGATTGAGCGTCGGCAAGGCGTCCGGTCCCGTCATTCCACCAACGGCGCCCCAGTCGAACTGGGGCGCCGTTGGTGTGCCGTCGGTCAGAACGTATAGGTCAGGCCCACCAGTGCGATTGGCTGGGTCTTCTGTTCCACGAACGGGCTGTCGGCGGCGTCGCCCAGAAGCTGCGTGGCACCGACCGACCCGACCGCGCGGATACTGTCGGTTATGCGATAGCTGGCACTGACGCGCAGCGAGATGTCCTTGAAGCCGCCTGTGGGCGTATAGCGGTCGAAACCCGAGGCTGCGGCCTCTGACGCATCCACCCCGAAATAGCTGGTCATGTAGCGGGCATTTGCCCAGGTGACGCCAAGACTGGGCGTGATCGTCAACCGGTCGGTCGCCTGGACCGGATAGCCCAGGCCGACGCTGGCCAGCATGCCCCGGTCGGTATCGGTGACCGCCTGTGTCACCGCAAGCGTCGCAACCGCGCCCCGATATCGCCCCGACACGAACAGCCGTGCCCCCAGGGCATCATCCACGCCGTTCAGCCCGGCTGGAACGTCATCCTGGTCGTAGCCCTGCATCCAGTTGACAGCAATTCCGGCCGTGAAGCGGGGCGTCCTGATGACATGGACGCCGATTCCGTCGTCGACCTTCGCAAAGAACCGCCCGTACTGGACGTCAACCAGCGGCAGGGGCTGGGCCTTGTATTCTTCAGATCCCTGAAACACCGGAACGGCGGCGACGCCGGCGCCCAATGTCCAGTGATTCTCCGCGGGCTTTGCCGGAGTCGGGGCCGACGCCGCCTGTGCAGGCGTTGACGCGGCCATGGCCAGTCCGCCAAGCGTCAGCCACAGGCCGGCGGCGACCGGCCGCATCAGCGCAAAAGCTCTTGTCACGTCATCACCCCGTTAATAAGATGCGGTAATGCATCTATAAAATCCGCGACGCGTGATCGTCAAGATGCAAACGTGTATCTTAATGGGACGGTCATCACATGAAGGGACGTCGGCGCGGCGCAGATCTCGATGAGGCGCTTCTGGATGCTGCCTGGAGCGAGCTGACCGAGCGTGGCTATGCCGGGATGACCATGGAAGCGGTTGCGGCACGTGCGGGAACCAGCCGCCCGGTGCTTGCCCGCCGCTGGGATGGCAAGGCGCCGCTGGCGATCGCCGCGATCCGGCAGCAGATGGCGAAGGCGCCTCTGCATGTGGAGGATCGCGGCGAGGTGCGCGCCGAACTGCTCGACTATCTGGAGCATGCCTCGCGTCGCGCCCTGGCCATCGCCGCGGCCTTCAGCCTGTTTACGAGCGAATATTTCCACGACACGTCATCGACACCGACGGATCTGCGGGCGGCCCTGACATCCGGCGGCCCCGACACGCTGGGGGGCATCCTGGACCGGGCGGTGTCGCGCGGCGATATCGACGCCGAAAAGCTCACGCCACCGGTCAGGACGCTGTTGACCGATCTGTTCCGTTATCATGCCATCATGACGTTTTCGCCGCCGCCACCGGATCTGCGCATGGCCTGGGTCGACCGCATCTTTCTGCCGCTGGTCAGGGCGCGACCAACGCCGTGACCGCGGGCGTCGCGTCCATGCGGCTGCCGCGCGCAGCTCCGGGCGTGGCGGCGTCAGGCCGGGCTGTGCCATCCGGCGCGTGCCGCCCGGGCAAGCGACGAGCGCACCACCGCCCGGTGCAACGGGGCGATGATGGTGATGTCGCTGCGGCCCAGCAGGTTGTGGCAATGGACCAGGGCGGTCAGTGTCACCATTTGCGCCCCGGGCTGCGCGTCGGTGATGCGGACCGACAGGCGGAAATCGAGATGGCGATCATCCTCGCCCATCAGGATCTCGTCGGCATGGATTTCATAGATCTTGAAGATGCCGATCCGCCGGTCGTCGGGGCCGTCGGGTGTCGCGAGCATCGGGGCGGTCTTGAGGCCGAAGGGCGAGACCAGCAGATCGCGCAGCCTCAACAGCCAGGCGACCCAGGCAGCCTGATGGCTGAACAGGGCGCGGGCGATGGCCTCCGGATCACCGCCCAGCCCGCCGGGCAGGGCGATGGCATAACTGTCCGCCAGATCCGCGCCGGCGAAGAGCGGGCGGAGACGCGAGGCGTGCGGCCGCGGCACGGCGGATGGCTGGTCGATGGCCATGTCGCTCAGTATGCGCGCGTCGGGCTGATGCCGACAGAGGGAAGGGGGCGCTGCGTCAGCCGGCCGCAGAGCTTTTGCGGGCCGGGTCGGTTTCCTTCAGCACGTCGATGAAGGCTCTGAGGCCGGCGGGAACATGGCGGTGGCCGGGATAATAGAGCACCGCGCCGTCAAATGGCGGACACCAGTCGCCAAGCACGATGTCGAGCCGGCCGGCGCCCAGATGCGGCTGGGCGACGCTGTCGGAGACGAAGGCGATGCCCAGACCGGCACAGGCGGCCTCGATCATCGCGGCCGGCGTGTTCAGGGCCAGCCGCCCGGGCACATCGACCGCCATCTCCTGACCATGGCGCTCGAACTCCCACCGATACAGCCGGCCGCCGGGCAGGCGGAAGCGGATGCAGTCGTGGCGGGCCAGATCGTCCGGTGTCCGCGGGCGGCCATGGCGGGCGAGATAGGCGGGCGAGGCCGCGGCCAGGAACCGGGCCGGGCCGCCGAACGGCACTGCGATCGCATCCTGCGGCACTGCCTCGCCCAGCCGGACCCCGGCATCGAACCCCTCGGCCACGATGTCGATCAGCCGGCCCTCGACCACCAGATCGAGATGCATGTCAGGGTGGCGGTCCAGGACGATCGGCACGGTATGTTCCAGAAGCAGTCGGGCGGCGGCTTCATTGGCGTTGATCCGCAGCAGCCCGCCGGGCGAGGCGCGATACGCGTTGACCGTGTCGAGCGCGCGATCGAGGTCGCCCAGCAGCGGCTCAAGACGGTTCAGCAGCCGTTCGCCCGCCTCGGTGGTGGGTGGTGCGGTTGAACAGCCGCACGCCCATGCGGTCTTCCAGAGCCCGGATGATATGGCTGAGCGTCGATGGTGGCAGGCCCAGATCGTCCGCCGCCTGCCGGAAGCTCCGCCGCTGCGCCACAGTGACGAAGGCGGTGAGGTCGTCGAGGCGCGGTCGCTCATTGCTGCGGAAACTCCATCACGGCATGCCGGATTGACCGGATTAATCAATCAATGGTCACGCCCCATTCTCTCGTCAACGGCCGGCGTCGCCTTGTCCCGCCGCCGGCCGGTCACGACGAAGGATATCTCTCATGACCAAGACCTGGTTCATCACCGGTACATCCTCGGGCTTCGGCCGGATCATGACCGAAACCCTGCTGGCGCGCGGTGACCGCGTCGCCGCGACCCTCCGTCGCCCCGAGCGGCTTGCCGGTCTGGCGGATGCCTATGGCGACCGGTTGTGGCTGGCCGACCTCGACGTCACCGACACGGCCCGGCTGCGCGCGGTGACCGACGCGGCCTTTGCGCATTTCGGGCGGATCGAGGTGGTGGTCTCGAATGCCGGCTATGGCCTGCTGGGCGCGGCTGAGGAACTCGACGATGCGGCGATCCGCCGTCAGATCGAGACCAATGTCCTGGGCTCGATGCAATT is part of the Tistrella bauzanensis genome and harbors:
- a CDS encoding MipA/OmpV family protein, which encodes MTRAFALMRPVAAGLWLTLGGLAMAASTPAQAASAPTPAKPAENHWTLGAGVAAVPVFQGSEEYKAQPLPLVDVQYGRFFAKVDDGIGVHVIRTPRFTAGIAVNWMQGYDQDDVPAGLNGVDDALGARLFVSGRYRGAVATLAVTQAVTDTDRGMLASVGLGYPVQATDRLTITPSLGVTWANARYMTSYFGVDASEAAASGFDRYTPTGGFKDISLRVSASYRITDSIRAVGSVGATQLLGDAADSPFVEQKTQPIALVGLTYTF
- a CDS encoding DUF2867 domain-containing protein encodes the protein MAIDQPSAVPRPHASRLRPLFAGADLADSYAIALPGGLGGDPEAIARALFSHQAAWVAWLLRLRDLLVSPFGLKTAPMLATPDGPDDRRIGIFKIYEIHADEILMGEDDRHLDFRLSVRITDAQPGAQMVTLTALVHCHNLLGRSDITIIAPLHRAVVRSSLARAARAGWHSPA
- a CDS encoding TetR/AcrR family transcriptional regulator, which produces MKGRRRGADLDEALLDAAWSELTERGYAGMTMEAVAARAGTSRPVLARRWDGKAPLAIAAIRQQMAKAPLHVEDRGEVRAELLDYLEHASRRALAIAAAFSLFTSEYFHDTSSTPTDLRAALTSGGPDTLGGILDRAVSRGDIDAEKLTPPVRTLLTDLFRYHAIMTFSPPPPDLRMAWVDRIFLPLVRARPTP